A single window of Bacteroidales bacterium DNA harbors:
- a CDS encoding FISUMP domain-containing protein encodes MKKNASKITILIALLICLMSYTVLSQAPQSFKYQAVVRDRTGQVLPGQDISLQISILQSNTEGPEVYREMHSVTTSELGMVNIEVGKGKSLAGSFTAINWSAGNHYLRIDMDPAGGTNFELMGFSQLLSVPYALYADRAGSGERGNDFDWQILGPDVVTGHGGDYPGGYVGVGNNAPQTLLYVAKNMGEPTITIRNLGGGGGATYSMIDDLSGANWKFKATTYGGFKIRDQAYGLDVLTMEPNSATNALYIKTGGYVGIGKNTPNEKLDVAGRVRSDQGFNVNGTNGLNDTSNLVTAFDLASNKLKYRTYIHSGGILIYVSVESAWVSGVGNYILPSLPFVCGSSLVDARDGQSYATVLIGSQCWMAQNLNVGTKINSTVSGSLQTNNGTVEKYCYDNDITYCDTYGGLYEWTEAMQYVITEGAQGICPDGWHIPTDNEWKILEGVVDSQYPVGDAEWDATGFRGLDAGGNLKEAGLTHWLTPNTGGVNTSGFTGLPGGVRYKVSGNFSALGQYGNFWSSTQYNSNDAWDRYLWHQTALAGRASTNYKENGYSIRCLKD; translated from the coding sequence ATGAAAAAAAATGCATCAAAGATCACAATACTCATCGCTTTGCTGATCTGTTTAATGAGTTACACTGTACTGTCCCAGGCACCGCAGTCCTTCAAGTACCAGGCTGTGGTGCGGGACAGGACGGGACAGGTCCTGCCCGGCCAGGACATCAGCCTGCAGATCAGCATTCTGCAATCCAACACGGAAGGACCGGAGGTATACCGTGAAATGCATTCCGTTACGACCAGCGAACTGGGCATGGTCAATATTGAAGTGGGTAAAGGTAAAAGCCTGGCAGGCAGTTTTACCGCCATCAACTGGAGTGCGGGCAATCATTATCTTCGCATTGATATGGATCCCGCAGGGGGAACCAACTTTGAGCTAATGGGCTTTTCCCAGTTATTATCCGTCCCGTATGCCCTGTATGCCGATAGGGCAGGCAGCGGGGAGCGTGGAAACGACTTTGACTGGCAGATACTTGGCCCCGACGTGGTCACCGGCCACGGGGGAGACTATCCCGGCGGGTATGTGGGCGTTGGGAACAATGCGCCCCAGACATTGCTGTATGTTGCGAAAAACATGGGCGAGCCCACAATCACCATCCGGAACCTGGGAGGTGGCGGCGGAGCAACCTATTCCATGATTGATGACCTGAGCGGGGCGAACTGGAAATTCAAGGCAACCACCTATGGAGGCTTCAAGATCCGCGACCAGGCCTACGGATTGGATGTGCTCACGATGGAACCCAACAGTGCGACCAATGCACTGTATATTAAAACAGGCGGTTATGTGGGCATTGGGAAAAATACACCCAACGAAAAATTGGATGTCGCCGGCAGGGTGCGTTCTGATCAGGGATTCAATGTCAATGGTACGAACGGATTGAACGACACCAGTAATCTGGTGACAGCCTTTGATTTAGCAAGTAATAAGTTGAAATACAGGACCTACATCCATTCCGGAGGTATTTTGATATATGTAAGTGTGGAATCGGCTTGGGTTTCTGGTGTGGGTAATTATATATTGCCATCACTACCTTTCGTGTGCGGAAGCTCTTTAGTTGACGCCCGCGACGGGCAGTCATACGCTACCGTTCTGATCGGCTCCCAATGTTGGATGGCTCAGAACCTGAATGTGGGGACGAAGATCAATAGCACAGTCAGTGGATCCCTGCAAACAAATAATGGTACTGTGGAAAAGTATTGTTACGATAATGACATAACCTATTGCGATACTTATGGTGGTTTGTATGAATGGACGGAGGCAATGCAGTATGTAATCACGGAAGGGGCACAGGGTATTTGTCCTGATGGTTGGCACATACCTACAGATAATGAGTGGAAGATACTGGAAGGAGTTGTCGACAGTCAGTATCCTGTCGGTGATGCCGAGTGGGACGCAACAGGTTTCAGAGGATTGGATGCAGGAGGTAATCTAAAAGAAGCAGGTTTAACGCATTGGCTTACGCCCAACACAGGTGGTGTCAATACCAGTGGCTTCACGGGCCTTCCCGGAGGGGTTCGCTATAAAGTTTCAGGGAACTTCAGCGCTCTTGGCCAATATGGTAATTTTTGGTCCTCTACACAGTATAATTCAAATGACGCCTGGGACCGTTATCTGTGGCACCAAACTGCTCTCGCGGGACGGGCCAGCACTAATTATAAAGAAAACGGATATTCCATACGTTGCCTGAAAGATTGA